One Kazachstania africana CBS 2517 chromosome 5, complete genome DNA window includes the following coding sequences:
- the BFR2 gene encoding rRNA-processing protein BFR2 (similar to Saccharomyces cerevisiae BFR2 (YDR299W); ancestral locus Anc_5.316), translating to MMAKSLGEQISELANKPAVEDYDIEDTDFKNNRAESSDDEGSGDEDNDELKKAHYLKVEKSKLRKEVALDVTDAKYGGVKGSRGQLYNSEPAADESDEDIDDDSDAVSFRTDSEDEEMQEEESADESVEEGEDNDDDEQARRDRLSRLVQQETQLAMKKLSSTTQRDAMKGYAILNQTKLFDNIIDLRIKVQKALLASNSLPLTTDSWNLYMKDDNKKLLKENKKLLDKVLNQLIDFRTVFQAKDNINQDPNEDLQKKKRSFEDITTDTNSLDLKLKEYRIAVLNKWSNKISMASGKSQLSSNKFKSINQPANVQVENQLADSQRLHKRTRLNRRNVVPLNFSNDLKNGKLTKLQQPVSEENNDEDDDADIPKNYDPRKKDNMSIDTTENPYIFDDEDFYRTLLNELVEKKIANSNSTTNSITITTASKNNKLKKNIDTKASKGRKLNYSIQESIANFETPINGGYKWDDQQIDEFFAGLLGQKINFNEDESEVESEVDVEGEAIKNDDIQIFG from the coding sequence ATGATGGCTAAGTCTTTGGGAGAGCAGATATCCGAGTTGGCTAACAAGCCAGCAGTCGAGGATTACGATATTGAAGACACGgatttcaagaataatAGAGCGGAGTCAAGCGATGATGAGGGAAGTGGTGATGAAGATAACGATGAGCTGAAGAAAGCGCATTATTTGAAGGTGGAGAAGTcaaaattgagaaaagaAGTTGCTTTGGATGTCACTGATGCCAAATATGGCGGTGTCAAAGGGTCTAGAGGCCAGCTTTACAACTCTGAACCAGCAGCTGACGAAAGTGATGAGGATATCGATGACGACAGTGATGCTGTATCGTTTAGAACAGACTCTGAAGATGAGGAAATGCAAGAGGAAGAGAGTGCCGATGAGAGTGTGGAAGAGGGAGAGGATAATGATGACGACGAACAGGCCAGAAGAGATCGTCTGTCTAGACTTGTTCAGCAAGAGACACAACTagcaatgaaaaaattatcttcCACCACTCAACGTGATGCTATGAAAGGTTATGCCATTTTAAACCAAACCAAATTGTTCGATAATATCATCGACTTGAGAATAAAAGTGCAAAAAGCTCTGCTCgcttcaaattcattacCTTTAACAACCGACTCATGGAACTTATACATGAAAGATGACAACAAGAAGttattaaaagaaaataagaagttATTAGATAAGGTGCTCAATCAGTTGATCGATTTCAGGACTGTATTCCAAGCTAAAGACAATATAAATCAAGATCCAAATGAAGATctgcagaagaagaagagatcCTTCGAAGACATTACAACCGATACAAATTCATtagatttaaaattgaaggaGTACAGAATTGCAGTGCTCAATAAATGGTCAAACAAGATTTCAATGGCATCTGGTAAGTCTCAATTATCctctaataaatttaaatccATCAATCAGCCAGCTAATGTCCAAGtagaaaatcaattagCAGATTCACAAAGACTCCATAAACGTACAAGATTGAATAGAAGAAACGTTGTCCCATTGAACTTCTccaatgatttgaaaaatggtaaattaacaaaattaCAGCAACCTGTcagtgaagaaaataatgatgaagatgatgatgcagacattccaaaaaattacgatccaagaaaaaaagacaatATGTCAATTGATACAACTGAAAATCCATATATTttcgatgatgaagatttttaCCGtacattattgaatgaattagtggaaaagaaaatagcaaattcaaattcaactACAAACTCAATCACCATAACAACagcttcaaaaaataacaaattaaagaagaacATCGATACAAAGGCATCAAAgggaagaaaattaaattacTCCATTCAAGAATCGATAgctaattttgaaactcCAATTAATGGAGGTTACAAATGGGATGATCAacaaattgatgaattctTTGCCGGTTTATTGGGTcaaaagatcaattttAACGAAGATGAGTCTGAAGTTGAAAGTGAAGTGGATGTTGAGGGTGAAGcaattaaaaatgatgatatccAGATTTTCGGTTAA
- the ATP5 gene encoding F1F0 ATP synthase subunit 5 (similar to Saccharomyces cerevisiae ATP5 (YDR298C); ancestral locus Anc_5.315), with translation MLRVSVKRVFHSVGPRLSQMQGVENTYAKSLFNVVKTNSAQLQSVSKSLLGLNELVSKDEKLHSVFDNPSLSLDDRVAVVNAIVETQPQLNPNIVNFLKVIAENNRLYMLTDIVSSFQKMNDDFNGIVNATVTTIEPLDSKSLKRLEKAITQSKFIGPNNALKLRNTVNPDIKGGLVLEIDEKTVDLSVASKIQKLNKLLNEDI, from the coding sequence ATGTTGAGAGTGTCAGTGAAGCGTGTGTTCCATTCGGTGGGCCCCAGGCTATCGCAAATGCAAGGTGTCGAGAATACGTACGCTAAATCGTTGTTCAACGTAGTGAAAACGAATAGTGCCCAGTTACAGTCAGTGTCAAAATCGCTCTTAGGGCTGAATGAATTGGTGTCTAAAGATGAGAAGTTACATTCTGTGTTCGATAATCCGTCTCTTTCGCTGGACGACAGAGTTGCTGTAGTGAACGCAATAGTGGAGACTCAACCACAATTAAACCCTAATATTGTTAATTTCCTCAAAGTAATTGCTGAGAATAATAGACTGTATATGTTGACTGACATAGTGTCCAGTTTCCAGAAAATGAATGACGATTTTAACGGGATTGTCAATGCTACGGTGACCACGATAGAACCACTAGATAGTAAATCGTTAAAGAGACTCGAGAAAGCAATCACCCAATCTAAATTTATTGGCCCCAATAACGCTTTAAAGTTACGGAATACCGTCAACCCTGATATTAAGGGAGGGTTGGTGCTGGAAATCGACGAGAAAACAGTGGATCTAAGTGTAGCGtcaaagattcaaaaattgaataaattattaaatgaagatatttaa
- the MHR1 gene encoding mitochondrial 54S ribosomal protein mL67 (similar to Saccharomyces cerevisiae MHR1 (YDR296W); ancestral locus Anc_5.313) — protein MNKFRTAKWLKTHNFAPQVYIYRNLELGSTVYTQVPTISQYNIGKCFPRTSWNNPLPSKRRDLWKLMCLVNCNDYDRVVKLYQNLVRLRYLRDVMSKRGNVWYSGLYRPIYAQETVADLRESILNLEECALKDTDDEMSIYWGDNWRMGEKETWWDCLPQVKHNFIPKNCNNSREESNLIKEISEYTLKSLVNKKKLMYIYIYIVKYLHLIIYSIFESLTLHLDPLFSRRFPAPTLP, from the coding sequence ATGAACAAGTTTCGTACTGCCAAATGGTTAAAGACGCACAATTTTGCACCACAGGTGTATATATATCGTAATTTGGAGCTCGGATCGACTGTGTATACACAGGTGCCCACGATATCGCAGTACAATATTGGTAAATGCTTCCCCAGAACGAGCTGGAACAATCCGTTGCCGTCGAAGAGAAGGGATCTGTGGAAGTTGATGTGTTTGGTGAATTGTAACGACTACGATAGAGTGGTTAAACTGTACCAAAACTTGGTGAGATTAAGGTATTTGAGAGACGTGATGTCTAAACGAGGTAATGTGTGGTACAGTGGTCTGTATCGTCCTATATATGCACAAGAGACTGTGGCAGACCTGAGAGAGTCCATTTTAAACTTGGAAGAGTGTGCGCTGAAGGAtactgatgatgaaatgaGTATTTATTGGGGAGATAACTGGAGAATGGGAGAGAAAGAGACCTGGTGGGACTGTTTACCACAGGTAAAACACAATTTCATCCCTAAGAACTGCAACAATTCCAGAGAAGAGAGTAATTtgattaaagaaattagtGAATACACTCTTAAAAGCTtagtaaataaaaaaaagctcatgtatatatatatatatatagttaaatatcttcatttaataatttattcaatttttgaatctttgaCGCTACACTTAGATCCACTGTTTTCTCGTCGATTTCCAGCACCAACCCTCCCTTAA